Proteins encoded by one window of Superficieibacter sp. HKU1:
- a CDS encoding toll/interleukin-1 receptor domain-containing protein: MSSPIFISHSSRDRDWAYRLIADLEKRGVPCWISSRDIEPGADYQKSIVDALEAAPAMVLLFSDHANNSKEIPREMAIASGKSKPMIPVRIEDVVPRNALEYSLTNAQFLDLFANYEGTMTRLTESLLRQIAASELNVSSAKPAVVVDKPAPTKSAQPWDVKKSPKQPVEKTPTQKPKSSNKVYMGVGAVALLAIAGVVTLTSQDDAPQTQTVQSAPAPQAAPPAAKPTPAIAEQPPRSEVKAVTPSSTPTVSAAPEEDATPGDIGALVTSTKQLRASDRVEALQKSPLMESQKLNAGQMLSLLSGTSNSQRSNLIEKLLPFTEQPITVTDALKSLNLTGDSWASTVTTLNPALPDNLKDEEILALLGTTSSSSRARVLESLAPKGVAPFDLAVVEKILRPMNDSRSGAIRTLVNLLPQPLPEDSFGMLLTSINNSQRNNTIEAMQPALANTLTLSGTLKLLENTNDSWTSTLYTLSPRLPENLTAAEGAQLLGRTQNSSRSRGLEAVAPHLAAGLKGSDTEAMLKSMNDSWYNGVYLLVPRLAKDQDSASILTLLGPTKNSTRRRTIEALGSVLPAKISVDDAVNMLDGTGDSRLSAAIFLLPYLPQQLSQQDLDNLAGNLSKSDRQRLVEAMKR, translated from the coding sequence ATGTCATCACCTATTTTTATTAGCCACTCTTCCCGCGACCGGGACTGGGCATACCGACTGATTGCCGACCTGGAAAAACGCGGCGTCCCCTGCTGGATCAGCTCTCGTGACATTGAGCCTGGTGCGGATTATCAGAAATCTATCGTCGATGCCCTTGAAGCCGCGCCAGCGATGGTGCTGTTATTTAGCGATCACGCCAATAACTCCAAAGAAATTCCGCGTGAAATGGCGATTGCCAGCGGCAAAAGCAAACCGATGATACCGGTGCGAATTGAGGATGTTGTTCCACGTAATGCGCTGGAATATAGCCTGACTAATGCCCAGTTCCTTGATTTATTTGCTAACTATGAAGGGACCATGACCCGACTGACGGAGTCTCTTCTCCGCCAGATTGCCGCCAGCGAACTGAATGTGTCCAGTGCGAAACCTGCGGTGGTAGTCGATAAACCGGCACCGACAAAAAGCGCCCAACCCTGGGACGTTAAAAAATCGCCAAAACAACCTGTTGAGAAGACTCCCACACAGAAGCCGAAATCCAGTAACAAAGTCTATATGGGCGTCGGTGCGGTGGCGCTGTTAGCGATTGCGGGCGTTGTCACCCTGACCTCGCAGGATGATGCGCCTCAGACGCAGACCGTTCAGTCAGCCCCGGCCCCGCAAGCTGCGCCTCCTGCCGCGAAACCAACGCCAGCTATAGCCGAACAACCGCCGCGTAGCGAAGTAAAAGCGGTGACTCCATCATCCACACCCACTGTCTCCGCCGCACCTGAAGAAGATGCCACACCTGGCGACATCGGTGCGCTGGTGACCAGTACGAAACAACTGCGTGCAAGTGACCGCGTTGAGGCATTACAAAAAAGTCCGCTAATGGAAAGCCAGAAGCTTAACGCCGGACAGATGTTGTCGCTGCTGAGCGGCACCAGCAACAGCCAGCGTAGCAACCTGATTGAGAAACTACTGCCTTTTACTGAACAACCTATTACCGTTACTGATGCGCTGAAATCACTCAATTTAACCGGCGATAGCTGGGCTTCCACGGTCACTACGCTAAACCCAGCGTTACCTGACAATCTGAAAGATGAAGAGATTTTGGCACTGCTGGGAACGACATCGTCTTCAAGCCGTGCACGAGTGCTTGAGAGTCTGGCCCCGAAAGGCGTTGCGCCATTTGACCTGGCCGTTGTCGAGAAAATCCTCAGGCCAATGAATGACAGCCGCAGCGGAGCTATTCGCACGCTGGTGAATTTGCTGCCGCAACCGCTCCCGGAAGACAGTTTCGGTATGCTGCTGACCTCTATTAATAATAGCCAGCGCAACAATACCATTGAAGCGATGCAGCCCGCGCTCGCGAATACGCTGACGCTTTCCGGTACGCTGAAACTGCTCGAAAATACTAATGATAGCTGGACCTCCACGCTTTATACGCTTTCGCCAAGGCTGCCGGAAAATCTTACGGCGGCTGAAGGCGCGCAATTGCTGGGCCGTACACAAAACAGCTCACGCTCACGCGGTCTGGAAGCGGTGGCACCGCATTTAGCTGCTGGCCTGAAAGGAAGCGATACGGAAGCCATGTTAAAAAGCATGAATGATTCGTGGTACAACGGTGTTTATTTGCTGGTTCCGCGCCTTGCTAAAGATCAGGATAGCGCCTCGATTTTGACGCTTTTAGGCCCGACCAAGAACAGTACCCGTCGTCGCACGATAGAAGCACTGGGCAGCGTCTTGCCCGCTAAAATCAGCGTCGATGACGCCGTTAATATGCTTGACGGGACGGGCGACAGCCGGTTATCAGCAGCGATCTTTTTGCTGCCCTATTTGCCACAGCAGCTAAGTCAGCAAGATCTGGATAATCTGGCGGGGAATTTAAGCAAATCCGACCGACAGAGGCTGGTTGAGGCGATGAAAAGGTAA
- the actS gene encoding amidase activator ActS, with protein sequence MTRSFRPMCCLAVALFLAGCSGSSDSDGNVYTVKRGDTLSRISRLTGTSVQELARMNNISPPYTIEIGQRLKVNGTATAGKKSSRSTKTASRPTLPPVSWPPVGDRCWRWPTSGKVILPYSSADGGNKGIDITAPRGQPIYAAGSGKVVYVGNQLRGYGNLIMIKHGENYITAYAHNDTLMVNNGQSVKIGQQIATMGSTDTDSVRLHFQIRYKATAIDPLRYLPPQGSKPKC encoded by the coding sequence ATGACTCGTTCTTTTCGCCCAATGTGCTGCCTCGCGGTGGCGCTGTTTCTGGCTGGCTGCTCGGGTAGCTCTGACTCCGACGGCAACGTTTATACCGTCAAGCGCGGCGATACGCTTTCTCGTATCTCACGTCTGACCGGCACCAGCGTGCAGGAACTGGCGCGGATGAACAATATCTCTCCGCCTTATACCATTGAAATTGGGCAGCGCCTGAAGGTGAACGGCACCGCGACTGCTGGCAAGAAGTCTTCCAGAAGTACGAAGACCGCCTCCCGTCCCACGCTGCCGCCTGTCTCCTGGCCGCCGGTGGGCGACCGCTGCTGGCGCTGGCCGACCAGCGGGAAAGTGATTTTGCCTTACTCGTCGGCGGATGGCGGCAACAAAGGTATCGATATTACCGCGCCGCGCGGACAACCGATTTATGCTGCGGGCTCGGGCAAGGTAGTGTACGTCGGCAATCAGCTCCGCGGCTACGGCAATCTGATCATGATTAAGCACGGCGAGAATTACATCACCGCCTATGCGCATAACGATACGCTGATGGTGAATAACGGGCAGAGCGTGAAAATCGGCCAGCAGATTGCCACGATGGGCAGTACGGATACAGATTCCGTGCGGCTGCATTTCCAGATCCGCTATAAAGCCACGGCCATCGATCCGCTTCGTTATCTGCCGCCGCAGGGCAGTAAACCGAAATGCTGA
- a CDS encoding LysR family transcriptional regulator — MDLKRLRYFCRVVEQGSVSQAAKALNMAQPPLSKRIQELEEELNVALFIRRGNRIEPTEAGYFLYRKACEILRQVEDTARETVEIAHQDKFRLRIGLTHLYQSYFKPLLLELYKRNPHAEINISVTDSSHLETMLNEGTVDIALIQRPYRSEGYDFVSFDPVRLVAVISKQCLAEKPQQPFDYHALAAFPLVLLHRAKDSGTYEILLDLFRKGGVTPDVIMHITQPGVILDWLESGLAAATLLPSSEVDADKLSRCHVVDLFPSPQIFYPALVKIPGMPWLPQIMEIITRGYPFQPIKTV, encoded by the coding sequence ATGGATCTTAAAAGGCTACGTTATTTCTGTCGGGTAGTAGAGCAGGGTTCGGTAAGCCAGGCGGCAAAAGCGCTTAATATGGCTCAGCCGCCGCTGAGTAAACGTATTCAGGAACTGGAAGAGGAACTTAATGTTGCTCTGTTTATTCGGCGGGGAAATCGTATTGAGCCAACGGAAGCGGGATACTTTCTCTATCGTAAAGCCTGTGAAATATTACGTCAGGTTGAAGATACCGCGCGTGAAACGGTGGAAATAGCTCATCAGGATAAATTTCGCCTGCGGATAGGCTTAACGCATCTGTATCAATCCTATTTTAAGCCCCTCCTTCTCGAATTATATAAGCGAAATCCTCACGCTGAGATCAATATTTCCGTTACCGATTCCAGCCATCTGGAAACCATGCTGAATGAAGGGACGGTTGACATTGCACTTATTCAGCGGCCTTATCGTAGCGAAGGTTACGATTTTGTCTCTTTCGATCCCGTCAGGCTGGTGGCGGTAATCAGCAAGCAGTGCCTGGCGGAAAAACCGCAGCAACCTTTCGACTATCATGCGCTGGCTGCCTTTCCGCTGGTATTGCTGCATCGGGCAAAAGACTCCGGTACTTACGAGATACTGCTCGATCTGTTTCGTAAAGGCGGTGTCACCCCCGATGTCATTATGCATATCACCCAGCCGGGGGTGATCCTCGACTGGCTGGAATCCGGGCTGGCCGCCGCGACGTTGCTGCCGTCATCAGAAGTCGACGCTGATAAATTATCGCGCTGCCACGTTGTCGATCTCTTCCCCTCGCCGCAAATTTTCTATCCGGCGTTGGTGAAAATACCGGGGATGCCATGGCTGCCGCAAATAATGGAAATCATCACGCGCGGCTATCCTTTTCAGCCGATTAAGACGGTTTAA
- a CDS encoding UbiD family decarboxylase, with translation MPNSDNNHVHDLRSALALLKTLPGEYVETDTEVDPNAELSGVYRYVGAGGTCQRPTRKNGPVMMFNKIKGFDNISVAIGLNGSRKRVSHFLNCAPEKLGHLLKDSVQHAIAPVTVQDEAVCQQVVHLASDADFDLRKLLPAPTNTEEDAGPYITMGLCYASDPDTHESDITIHRLCVQSRDELSMWLTPGRHIDAFRMKAEAAGKPLPISISIGVDPAIEVAACFEPPTTPLGFNELSIAGALRGQAVEMVQCLTINEKAIAHAEIVIEGELLPNVRVREDQNTNTGRAMPEFPGYTGEAKEAIPVIKVKAVTHRKNPVWRTTVGPGEEHVNMAGIPTEASILDMVERAMPGKLLNVFAHSAGGGKLLAVLQFKKSSPADEGRQRQAALLAFSAFPELKHVILVDEDVDIFDSDDVMWAMQTRYQGDVDTVFIPGVRCHPLDPSQVPEYSPSILQQGMSCKTIFDCTVPFHLKHNFERSKFQHVDVKRFLPDFE, from the coding sequence ATGCCAAATTCAGATAATAATCACGTTCATGATTTACGTTCCGCGCTCGCGTTACTAAAAACGCTGCCCGGCGAGTATGTAGAAACCGATACCGAAGTCGATCCAAACGCAGAGCTTTCCGGCGTATACCGTTACGTCGGCGCAGGCGGCACCTGTCAGCGCCCTACCCGCAAAAACGGCCCGGTAATGATGTTTAATAAAATCAAAGGATTTGACAACATCAGCGTTGCCATCGGCCTGAACGGCTCGCGTAAACGCGTCAGCCATTTTTTGAACTGCGCGCCGGAAAAGCTGGGACACTTACTGAAGGACTCAGTACAACACGCCATCGCTCCGGTGACGGTGCAGGATGAGGCGGTATGCCAGCAGGTAGTGCATCTGGCAAGCGATGCGGATTTCGACCTGCGTAAACTGCTGCCCGCCCCCACCAATACCGAGGAGGATGCAGGCCCTTACATCACCATGGGGCTATGCTACGCCTCCGATCCCGATACGCATGAATCCGACATTACCATTCACCGGCTGTGCGTACAGAGCCGCGACGAGCTTTCGATGTGGCTGACGCCGGGGCGTCATATTGATGCTTTCCGTATGAAAGCGGAGGCGGCGGGCAAACCGCTACCGATTTCCATCAGCATCGGCGTCGATCCCGCTATTGAAGTCGCCGCCTGTTTTGAACCGCCGACGACCCCGCTGGGTTTTAATGAGTTAAGCATTGCCGGTGCGCTCCGTGGCCAGGCGGTAGAGATGGTGCAATGTCTTACCATCAACGAAAAAGCGATTGCGCATGCCGAGATCGTTATAGAAGGCGAATTGCTACCTAATGTGCGCGTGCGGGAAGATCAAAATACCAATACGGGCAGAGCGATGCCGGAGTTTCCTGGCTATACCGGCGAAGCCAAAGAGGCGATTCCGGTGATTAAGGTGAAAGCCGTCACCCATCGTAAAAATCCGGTCTGGCGCACCACCGTCGGGCCAGGCGAGGAGCACGTCAATATGGCGGGCATCCCGACCGAAGCCAGCATTCTCGATATGGTTGAACGTGCGATGCCGGGTAAACTGCTCAATGTTTTCGCTCATTCTGCGGGTGGCGGTAAGCTGCTGGCCGTGCTGCAATTTAAAAAATCGTCTCCCGCGGATGAAGGTCGTCAGCGTCAGGCGGCCCTGCTGGCCTTCTCCGCCTTCCCTGAACTGAAACACGTGATCTTAGTCGATGAGGACGTGGACATTTTCGACAGCGATGATGTGATGTGGGCGATGCAAACGCGCTATCAGGGCGATGTAGATACGGTTTTTATCCCCGGCGTGCGCTGTCATCCGCTGGATCCGTCGCAGGTGCCGGAATACAGTCCGTCCATCCTGCAACAAGGGATGTCCTGTAAAACGATTTTCGACTGCACCGTGCCGTTCCACCTGAAACATAACTTTGAGCGTTCCAAATTCCAGCACGTTGACGTGAAACGCTTCCTGCCAGATTTCGAATAA
- a CDS encoding UbiX family flavin prenyltransferase — MKPRIIIGISGASGFQYGVKALELLQPLPLEVHLVVSKGAEKTCELETVYRLDEVMAMADVVHPIGNLGASISSGSFKTLGMLVAPCSMRSLGAIAHALTDNLLTRAADVVLKERRRLVLLARETPLNLGHIRNMQAVTEMGGIIFPPVPALYQRPSSVDAIITHSVSRALDLFNLEINTIPRWGEGKLNYDR, encoded by the coding sequence ATGAAACCACGCATCATCATCGGCATCAGCGGCGCATCCGGTTTCCAGTATGGTGTTAAGGCGCTGGAACTTCTTCAGCCCCTGCCGCTGGAGGTTCATCTGGTCGTCTCGAAAGGGGCGGAAAAAACCTGTGAACTGGAAACAGTTTATCGGCTGGATGAGGTGATGGCGATGGCTGATGTTGTGCACCCTATTGGCAATCTGGGCGCGTCAATTTCCAGCGGCTCTTTTAAAACGCTGGGAATGCTGGTGGCTCCCTGCTCCATGCGATCGCTGGGAGCCATCGCGCACGCACTTACCGATAATTTGCTGACCCGGGCGGCGGATGTAGTGCTAAAGGAACGGCGGCGCCTGGTGCTGCTGGCGCGGGAAACGCCGCTGAATCTGGGTCATATACGCAATATGCAGGCGGTAACCGAAATGGGCGGGATCATCTTTCCGCCCGTTCCGGCGCTGTATCAGCGCCCGTCATCGGTGGATGCCATTATTACCCATAGCGTCAGTCGCGCTCTCGATCTCTTTAATCTCGAGATAAATACGATCCCCCGCTGGGGAGAAGGCAAACTTAATTACGATCGTTAA
- a CDS encoding DUF554 domain-containing protein — protein sequence MLIGPYVNGSAVIIGGLLGAFAGGKLPERVKTALPMTFGLCSVGLGITLVLKVKYMPAVVLAMVLGAIIGELLHLEKGIGKAAGSTRGIINKVLPPVPGLTHEEFTEKFVAILVLFCASGTGIFGAMTEGMSGDPSILYIKTILDLFTAGIFATLLGYSVITIALPQVIIQVALAMLAVFILPMITPEMMADFSCAGGLLMVATGLRICNIKLFPVANMLPGLVLVMPFSHFWATLVA from the coding sequence ATGTTAATTGGTCCTTATGTAAATGGCTCGGCGGTAATTATCGGCGGGCTGCTGGGAGCGTTCGCCGGAGGAAAACTGCCTGAACGCGTTAAAACGGCGCTGCCGATGACGTTCGGGCTTTGCTCAGTCGGTCTTGGTATTACGCTGGTATTAAAAGTAAAATATATGCCCGCCGTGGTTCTGGCAATGGTGCTCGGTGCCATTATCGGCGAGCTTCTGCATCTGGAAAAAGGCATTGGGAAAGCCGCGGGTTCTACCCGGGGAATTATTAATAAGGTCCTTCCGCCGGTGCCTGGCTTAACGCACGAAGAATTTACCGAAAAATTTGTTGCCATTCTGGTTCTGTTTTGCGCCAGCGGCACCGGTATTTTTGGCGCAATGACGGAAGGAATGAGCGGCGACCCATCCATCCTTTATATTAAAACGATTCTCGATCTGTTTACGGCGGGTATTTTTGCTACTTTGCTGGGTTATTCGGTCATAACTATTGCCCTTCCGCAAGTCATTATTCAGGTCGCTCTTGCCATGCTTGCTGTATTCATCCTGCCAATGATTACCCCGGAAATGATGGCTGATTTTTCCTGCGCAGGCGGCCTGTTGATGGTCGCAACCGGATTGCGTATCTGTAATATTAAACTTTTTCCTGTCGCTAATATGCTTCCAGGGCTGGTTTTGGTAATGCCTTTCTCGCATTTTTGGGCTACGCTTGTCGCCTGA
- the idi gene encoding isopentenyl-diphosphate Delta-isomerase has translation MIREHVILLDAQDRPSGTLEKYAAHTATTPLHLAFSSWLFNTQGQLLVTRRAPGKKAWPGVWTNSACGHPQEGETFEQAIARRCRFELGVEIADPIPVYPAFRYCEIDPSGIMENEVCPVYAARVVSDIKANPDEVMDYQWVGLDEMFNALAATPWAFSPWMVQQSSFADARAALKRYIRQA, from the coding sequence ATGATCAGGGAACACGTCATTTTACTGGATGCGCAGGATCGCCCCTCTGGCACACTGGAAAAGTATGCGGCGCACACGGCGACAACGCCTTTGCACCTGGCCTTCTCTTCATGGCTGTTCAATACGCAAGGACAGCTTCTGGTCACGCGCCGCGCTCCTGGCAAAAAAGCCTGGCCCGGCGTGTGGACCAACTCGGCGTGCGGTCATCCACAGGAAGGCGAAACCTTCGAGCAGGCGATTGCCCGCCGCTGCCGCTTTGAACTGGGTGTGGAGATTGCCGATCCAATACCGGTTTACCCGGCCTTTCGCTACTGTGAAATCGATCCTTCCGGGATTATGGAAAACGAGGTGTGTCCGGTTTATGCCGCGCGGGTGGTGAGCGATATAAAGGCGAATCCCGACGAAGTGATGGATTACCAGTGGGTAGGGCTGGATGAAATGTTCAATGCGCTTGCGGCTACGCCATGGGCGTTTAGCCCGTGGATGGTACAACAGTCTTCTTTTGCCGATGCACGTGCCGCGCTGAAACGCTATATCCGGCAGGCATAA
- the lysS gene encoding lysine--tRNA ligase — protein MSEQNVQSADAAADLNNELKSRREKLAGLREQGIAFPNDFRRDHTSDQLHADFDAKENEELEALNIEVTVAGRMMTRRIMGKASFVTLQDVGGRIQLYVARDDLPEGVYNEQFKKWDLGDILGAKGKLFKTKTGELSIHCTELRLLTKALRPLPDKFHGLQDQEARYRQRYLDLISNDESRNTFKARSQILAGIRQFMVGRGFMEVETPMMQVIPGGASARPFITHHNALDLDMYLRIAPELYLKRLVVGGFERVFEINRNFRNEGISVRHNPEFTMMELYMAYADYKDLIELTESLFRTLAQDVLGKTEVPYGDVTFDFGKPFEKLTMREAIKKYRPETEMADLDNFDSAKAIAESIGIKPEKSWGLGRIVTEIFEEVAEAHLIQPTFITEYPAEVSPLARRNDVNPEITDRFEFFIGGREIGNGFSELNDAEDQAQRFQDQVDAKAAGDDEAMFFDEDYVTALEHGLPPTAGLGIGIDRMVMLFTNSHTIRDVILFPAMRPVK, from the coding sequence ATGTCTGAACAAAACGTACAGAGCGCTGACGCGGCGGCCGATCTTAATAATGAACTGAAATCGCGCCGCGAGAAGCTGGCTGGCCTTCGCGAGCAGGGAATTGCCTTCCCGAACGATTTTCGTCGCGACCATACCTCAGACCAACTGCACGCTGACTTTGATGCGAAAGAAAACGAAGAGCTGGAAGCGCTGAACATCGAGGTCACCGTTGCTGGCCGCATGATGACCCGTCGTATCATGGGTAAAGCCTCTTTTGTTACCCTGCAGGACGTTGGCGGCCGCATTCAGCTGTATGTTGCCCGTGACGATCTGCCGGAAGGCGTTTATAACGAGCAATTCAAGAAATGGGATCTCGGCGACATCCTCGGCGCAAAAGGTAAGCTGTTCAAAACCAAAACGGGCGAACTGTCTATCCACTGTACCGAACTGCGTCTGCTGACCAAAGCGCTGCGCCCGCTGCCGGACAAATTCCACGGTTTGCAGGATCAGGAAGCGCGCTATCGTCAGCGTTATCTGGACCTCATCTCTAACGATGAATCCCGTAATACCTTTAAAGCGCGTTCGCAGATCCTCGCCGGTATTCGTCAGTTCATGGTTGGCCGTGGCTTTATGGAAGTCGAAACGCCGATGATGCAGGTGATCCCAGGCGGTGCGTCTGCGCGTCCGTTCATCACCCATCATAATGCGCTGGATCTGGACATGTACCTGCGTATCGCGCCGGAACTGTACCTGAAACGTCTGGTGGTCGGTGGCTTTGAGCGCGTCTTTGAAATCAACCGTAACTTCCGTAACGAAGGCATCTCCGTTCGCCATAACCCAGAGTTCACCATGATGGAACTCTATATGGCGTATGCAGATTATAAAGATCTGATCGAGTTGACCGAATCCCTGTTCCGCACCCTGGCGCAGGATGTTCTGGGCAAAACTGAAGTGCCTTATGGCGATGTGACGTTCGATTTCGGCAAGCCGTTTGAAAAACTGACCATGCGCGAAGCGATCAAGAAATACCGTCCGGAAACGGAAATGGCCGATCTGGATAACTTTGATTCAGCCAAAGCGATTGCCGAATCTATCGGCATTAAACCCGAGAAAAGCTGGGGCCTGGGCCGTATCGTCACCGAGATCTTCGAAGAAGTAGCGGAAGCGCACCTGATTCAGCCGACTTTCATCACCGAATACCCGGCAGAAGTCTCTCCGCTGGCGCGCCGTAATGACGTGAATCCTGAAATCACCGATCGCTTTGAGTTCTTCATTGGCGGACGTGAAATCGGTAACGGCTTTAGCGAACTGAACGATGCCGAAGATCAGGCGCAGCGCTTCCAGGATCAGGTTGACGCCAAAGCCGCAGGCGATGACGAAGCGATGTTCTTTGACGAAGACTACGTGACCGCGCTGGAACACGGCCTGCCGCCGACCGCAGGTCTGGGTATTGGTATTGACCGTATGGTGATGCTGTTCACCAACAGCCACACCATCCGCGACGTGATCCTGTTCCCGGCGATGCGCCCGGTGAAGTAA
- the prfB gene encoding peptide chain release factor 2 (programmed frameshift) — translation MFEINPVKNRIQDLTDRSGVLRGYLDYDAKKERLEEVNAELEQPDVWNEPERAQALGKERSSLEAIVETLDHMSQGLEDVSGLLELAVEADDEDTFNEAVAELDVLEEKLAQLEFRRMFSGEYDNADCYLDIQAGSGGTEAQDWASMLERMYLRWAEARGFKTEIIEESEGEVAGIKSVTIKISGDYAYGWLRTETGVHRLVRKSPFDSGGRRHTSFSSAFVYPEVDDDIDIDINPADLRIDVYRASGAGGQHVNRTESAVRITHIPTNTVTQCQNDRSQHKNKDQAMKQMKAKLYELEMQKKNAEKQAMEDNKSDIGWGSQIRSYVLDDSRIKDLRTGVETRNTQAVLDGSLDQFIEASLKAGL, via the exons ATGTTTGAAATTAACCCGGTAAAAAACCGCATTCAGGACCTCACCGATCGCTCTGGCGTTCTTAGGGGGTATCTT GACTATGATGCGAAGAAAGAGCGTCTCGAAGAAGTAAACGCCGAGCTGGAACAGCCGGACGTCTGGAACGAACCTGAACGCGCACAGGCGCTGGGTAAAGAACGTTCCTCCCTCGAAGCCATTGTCGAAACCCTGGATCACATGTCTCAGGGGCTGGAAGATGTTTCCGGGCTACTGGAGCTGGCTGTTGAAGCCGACGACGAAGATACCTTCAACGAAGCCGTTGCCGAACTTGACGTGCTGGAAGAGAAACTGGCGCAGCTTGAGTTTCGCCGCATGTTCTCCGGCGAATACGACAATGCCGACTGCTACCTGGATATCCAGGCAGGTTCAGGCGGTACAGAAGCGCAGGACTGGGCCAGCATGCTGGAACGTATGTATCTGCGCTGGGCGGAAGCGCGCGGTTTTAAAACCGAAATCATTGAAGAGTCTGAAGGCGAAGTCGCGGGTATCAAATCCGTGACCATCAAGATTTCCGGCGATTACGCCTATGGCTGGCTGCGTACCGAAACCGGCGTTCACCGTCTGGTTCGTAAGAGTCCGTTTGACTCCGGCGGCCGTCGCCATACCTCGTTCAGTTCCGCCTTTGTTTACCCGGAAGTAGACGACGATATCGATATCGATATCAACCCGGCGGACCTGCGTATTGACGTTTATCGCGCATCCGGTGCGGGTGGCCAGCACGTTAACCGTACCGAATCCGCAGTACGTATTACGCACATTCCGACCAATACGGTAACCCAGTGTCAGAACGACCGTTCCCAGCATAAAAACAAAGACCAGGCCATGAAGCAGATGAAAGCGAAGCTTTATGAACTGGAAATGCAGAAGAAAAATGCTGAGAAGCAGGCGATGGAAGACAACAAGTCTGACATTGGCTGGGGCAGCCAGATCCGTTCTTATGTCCTTGATGACTCCCGCATCAAAGACCTGCGCACCGGGGTTGAAACCCGTAACACGCAGGCGGTGCTGGATGGCAGCCTGGATCAATTCATCGAAGCAAGTTTGAAAGCAGGGTTATGA